A genomic region of Candidatus Pseudomonas phytovorans contains the following coding sequences:
- a CDS encoding sarcosine oxidase → MTRLQAEAFIPHRPQAESWPSCALTDLTDVARAGFRGGDSAAYLLQRGYRLPQLLNQAACQDNGGWIARLSQTEYLLLGSLDDQGAQVAAAEAEWVQDAQRNYLLPRQDSHAWLQLSGVHASAVMAKLCGVDLRPGAFPAGAVAQTSVARINVIVVNVGGEERPALQLLFDRASRTYMQEAMLDAMDEFDGGLIGLGELLG, encoded by the coding sequence ATGACCCGTTTGCAAGCAGAAGCCTTTATCCCTCATCGCCCGCAGGCCGAGTCGTGGCCCAGCTGTGCGTTGACTGACCTGACCGATGTGGCGCGGGCCGGGTTTCGCGGGGGTGACAGTGCCGCCTACCTGCTGCAGCGTGGCTACCGTTTGCCTCAGCTGTTGAACCAGGCCGCGTGCCAGGACAACGGAGGCTGGATAGCGCGGTTGTCGCAGACCGAGTACCTGTTGCTGGGCAGCCTGGACGACCAAGGCGCACAGGTGGCTGCCGCAGAGGCCGAATGGGTGCAGGATGCCCAGCGCAACTACCTGCTGCCGCGCCAGGACAGCCATGCCTGGTTGCAGCTGTCAGGGGTGCACGCCAGTGCGGTGATGGCCAAGCTGTGCGGGGTGGATTTGCGTCCCGGGGCCTTCCCGGCTGGGGCGGTGGCGCAGACTTCGGTGGCACGCATCAATGTGATCGTGGTGAATGTGGGCGGTGAAGAGCGGCCGGCGTTGCAGTTGCTGTTTGATCGGGCGTCGCGCACGTACATGCAGGAAGCAATGTTGGATGCCATGGACGAATTCGATGGCGGTTTGATCGGGCTGGGTGAGTTGCTGGGTTGA
- a CDS encoding 2Fe-2S iron-sulfur cluster-binding protein codes for MNSHTRLPAPMGLLIDRERPLRFQFDGQDCQGFAGDTIASALLGNGRWLLSRSFKYHRPRGPLSMAGQDANTLVQLPEEPNVLADLEAAREGQVVEGQNFNGSLEQDRDAYLGKFSRFMPVGFYYRSFYKPKGMWKVWEPLIRKKAGLGVLDLGFKPQYYDKAYLFVDVAVIGGGPAGLRAALDAANAGAKVLLVEQQPVLGGSLTYARFDIAGTHAASLRQELLAAIEGHPNIQVLLEATCNGWFTDNYLPVIQHKRLYKVRARRCLVAAGSFDQPVVFRNNDLPGVMLTSAAQRLMKLYAVKPGQRAVVLTGHDDGYLAALDLQEQGVAVAAVVDMRAAPADAALAAELKRRDIPVHLGSTVYEALHETGMRHVNGVDIRPITGQGKVGPHGLRLACDLLCMSAGYMPVYQLLCQAGGKLAYDVNRDEFSISNLPAGLGIAGSVNGRHALANVLADAARGAADAVAGLGLQGPSQQVFSAEAKVNFPWPIFPHPKGKDFVDFDEDLQVRDIVNATRSGYRDVQLVKRFSTVGMGPSQGRHSALPTARLVAHATGRSISETGVTTARPPFQAEKLAHVAGRAFDPYRQTPMHRRHLQAGAKMMPAGSWQRPAYYGKPEERERCMQEEARHVREKVGLIDVSTLGGLDVRGPDAAELLERVYTFGFAKLPVGRTRYALMTNEHGVVIDDGVCARLGEQHFYVSATTSGVDRIYQQMLKWNAQWRLDVDITNVTAALAAVNLAGPLSRQVLAKVCDDVDLSAEAFPYLGVRQGKVAGIPARILRVGFVGELGYEVHVPARHAERLWDALMQAGAGLGIRPFGVETQRLLRLEKGHVIISQDTDGMTHPAEIDMQWAIGRKKPFFVGKRSIEILEAQPLKRKLVGFTLPKGSPQPLEGHLVLDGPDISGNVTSCEYSQTLGQIIGLAYAGAHQATPGMHIPIRVEGGAMVQAKVVQLPFHDPDNLRQEL; via the coding sequence ATGAACAGCCACACTCGCCTCCCCGCGCCCATGGGCCTGCTGATCGACCGCGAGCGGCCCCTGCGCTTCCAGTTCGACGGCCAGGACTGCCAAGGCTTTGCCGGTGACACCATTGCCAGCGCCCTGCTCGGTAACGGTCGCTGGCTGCTGTCGCGCTCGTTCAAGTACCACCGCCCACGCGGCCCGCTGAGCATGGCCGGGCAGGATGCCAACACCTTGGTGCAGTTGCCTGAAGAGCCCAACGTGCTGGCCGACCTGGAGGCCGCCCGCGAGGGCCAGGTGGTCGAGGGGCAGAACTTCAACGGCAGCCTGGAGCAGGACCGCGACGCCTACCTGGGCAAGTTCTCACGCTTCATGCCGGTGGGCTTCTACTACCGCTCGTTCTACAAGCCCAAGGGCATGTGGAAAGTGTGGGAGCCGCTGATTCGCAAGAAGGCCGGCCTGGGCGTGCTCGACCTTGGCTTCAAGCCGCAGTACTACGACAAAGCCTATCTGTTCGTTGATGTAGCGGTCATCGGCGGCGGCCCCGCAGGCCTGCGCGCCGCGCTCGACGCGGCCAATGCCGGGGCCAAGGTGTTGCTGGTCGAACAACAACCGGTGCTGGGCGGCTCGCTCACCTACGCCCGCTTCGACATCGCCGGCACCCACGCCGCCAGCCTGCGTCAGGAACTGCTGGCCGCCATCGAGGGCCACCCGAACATTCAGGTGCTGCTGGAAGCCACCTGCAACGGCTGGTTCACCGACAACTACCTGCCGGTCATCCAGCACAAACGCTTGTACAAGGTACGCGCCCGCCGTTGCCTGGTAGCGGCGGGTTCGTTCGACCAGCCGGTGGTGTTCCGCAATAACGACCTGCCGGGGGTGATGCTGACCAGCGCCGCCCAGCGACTGATGAAGCTGTATGCGGTCAAGCCGGGCCAGCGCGCGGTGGTCCTCACCGGCCACGATGACGGCTACCTGGCCGCCCTTGACCTGCAGGAACAAGGCGTGGCCGTTGCCGCCGTGGTCGATATGCGCGCCGCGCCCGCCGATGCCGCCCTCGCCGCTGAACTGAAGCGCCGCGACATCCCCGTGCACCTGGGCAGCACGGTGTACGAAGCGCTGCACGAAACAGGCATGCGCCATGTCAACGGCGTGGACATTCGCCCGATCACCGGCCAGGGCAAGGTCGGCCCGCATGGCCTGCGCCTGGCGTGCGACTTGCTGTGCATGTCGGCGGGCTACATGCCGGTGTACCAGTTGCTGTGCCAGGCCGGCGGCAAGCTGGCCTATGACGTCAACCGCGACGAGTTCAGCATCAGCAACCTGCCGGCCGGGCTGGGCATCGCCGGCTCGGTAAACGGCCGTCATGCACTGGCCAACGTGCTGGCCGATGCCGCGCGCGGGGCCGCCGATGCAGTGGCAGGGTTGGGCCTGCAAGGGCCGTCACAGCAAGTGTTCAGCGCCGAAGCCAAGGTCAATTTCCCGTGGCCGATCTTCCCACACCCCAAAGGCAAGGATTTCGTCGACTTCGACGAAGACCTGCAAGTGCGCGACATCGTCAACGCCACCCGCAGTGGCTACCGTGACGTGCAACTGGTCAAGCGCTTTTCCACGGTCGGCATGGGCCCGTCCCAGGGCCGCCACTCGGCGCTGCCCACTGCACGGCTGGTGGCCCATGCCACCGGCCGCAGCATCAGCGAGACCGGAGTGACCACCGCCCGCCCACCGTTCCAGGCCGAAAAGCTGGCGCATGTCGCCGGTCGTGCCTTCGACCCCTACCGGCAAACGCCCATGCACCGCCGCCACCTGCAAGCCGGGGCAAAAATGATGCCTGCCGGTAGCTGGCAACGCCCGGCCTACTACGGAAAACCAGAAGAACGTGAGCGCTGCATGCAGGAAGAAGCACGCCATGTGCGCGAAAAAGTCGGCCTGATCGACGTTTCCACACTGGGCGGCCTGGACGTGCGCGGCCCCGACGCCGCAGAGCTGCTGGAGCGCGTGTACACCTTCGGCTTTGCCAAACTGCCTGTCGGCCGCACGCGCTACGCACTGATGACCAACGAACACGGCGTGGTGATCGACGACGGCGTCTGCGCACGCCTGGGCGAGCAACACTTCTATGTCAGCGCCACCACCAGCGGCGTCGACCGCATCTACCAGCAGATGCTGAAGTGGAACGCGCAGTGGCGCCTGGACGTGGACATCACCAACGTCACCGCTGCCCTGGCCGCCGTCAACCTGGCCGGGCCACTGTCACGCCAGGTGCTGGCCAAGGTGTGCGATGACGTGGACCTGTCGGCCGAAGCCTTCCCGTACCTCGGCGTGCGCCAGGGCAAGGTGGCCGGTATCCCGGCGCGCATCCTGCGGGTCGGGTTCGTCGGTGAACTGGGCTATGAAGTGCATGTGCCGGCGCGCCATGCCGAACGCTTGTGGGACGCACTGATGCAAGCCGGTGCAGGCTTGGGTATCCGCCCGTTCGGCGTTGAAACCCAGCGCCTGCTGCGCCTGGAAAAAGGCCATGTGATCATCAGCCAGGACACCGACGGCATGACCCACCCGGCAGAGATCGACATGCAGTGGGCCATCGGCCGCAAGAAGCCGTTCTTCGTCGGCAAGCGTTCGATCGAAATCCTTGAAGCGCAGCCACTCAAGCGCAAGCTGGTCGGCTTCACCCTGCCCAAAGGGAGCCCGCAACCCCTGGAGGGGCACCTGGTACTGGACGGGCCGGACATCAGCGGCAACGTCACCTCCTGCGAATACTCGCAAACCCTGGGGCAGATCATCGGCCTGGCCTATGCCGGCGCCCACCAGGCCACCCCCGGCATGCACATCCCTATCCGCGTGGAGGGCGGCGCGATGGTGCAGGCCAAGGTGGTGCAACTGCCCTTCCACGATCCCGACAACCTGCGCCAGGAGCTCTGA
- a CDS encoding sarcosine oxidase subunit delta — translation MKILTCPLNGPRNISEFTYGGEFKPMPDPANCSDAEWADYVFNSDNLAGVVTEWWLHNASSYWFLAERHTVSDQVLRTFDPKELFDRRVDFTPAATPEIAG, via the coding sequence ATGAAGATCCTGACCTGCCCCTTGAATGGCCCGCGCAACATCAGCGAGTTCACCTACGGCGGCGAGTTCAAGCCCATGCCCGACCCGGCCAACTGCAGCGATGCCGAGTGGGCGGACTATGTATTCAACAGCGATAACCTGGCCGGGGTGGTCACCGAGTGGTGGCTGCACAACGCTTCCAGCTACTGGTTTCTGGCCGAACGCCACACGGTGAGCGACCAGGTGCTGCGCACCTTCGACCCGAAAGAACTGTTCGACCGCCGCGTCGACTTCACCCCCGCCGCCACCCCGGAGATCGCCGGATGA
- a CDS encoding FAD-dependent oxidoreductase has product MPFALLKYGLSADYPVEVDLPPPCELKPRYDVVIIGGGGHGLAIAYYLARYHGVTNVAVLEKAYLGGGNTARNTAVIRSNYLTSEGVRFYAESVRMFQNLSNEFDFNIMYSERGQLTLAHTDATVRAFRQRAEVNKHFGGRTEMIDRQQIRELVPSLNLDPGHLPVLAGLWHIDGATARHDAVAWGYAKQAAKRGVEIHQLTEVQDLLIRNGRIEAVKTNRGTVQCGCVVQAVAGASSLLMNKAGIRAPIHTYPLQAMVTQPFKPFLDPLVSSSALHCYVQQTSRGEIVFGGGSDPYPLYNTRSTLDLKESLLAHAIEMFPFMANAKLMRQWAGMTDMTPDYSPIMGLSPVENYYLDAGWGTWGFKATPICGKTMAELVASGGKVPEMIAPFALERFSRFQQVNEMGATAASH; this is encoded by the coding sequence ATGCCTTTCGCATTGCTGAAATACGGCCTGAGTGCCGACTACCCGGTGGAAGTCGACCTGCCACCACCGTGTGAGCTCAAGCCACGCTATGACGTGGTGATCATTGGCGGCGGCGGCCACGGTTTGGCCATCGCCTACTACCTGGCCAGATACCACGGTGTGACCAACGTCGCCGTACTGGAAAAGGCCTACCTGGGCGGTGGCAACACCGCACGCAACACTGCGGTTATCCGCTCCAACTACCTCACCAGCGAAGGTGTGCGCTTTTACGCTGAATCGGTGCGCATGTTCCAGAACCTGTCGAACGAGTTCGACTTCAACATCATGTATTCCGAACGCGGCCAGCTCACCCTGGCGCACACCGATGCCACCGTGCGCGCCTTCCGCCAGCGTGCCGAGGTCAACAAGCATTTCGGCGGGCGTACCGAAATGATCGACCGCCAACAGATTCGTGAACTGGTGCCCAGCCTTAACCTCGACCCCGGCCACCTGCCGGTGCTGGCGGGCCTGTGGCATATCGACGGCGCCACCGCGCGGCACGACGCCGTGGCCTGGGGCTACGCCAAACAGGCGGCCAAGCGTGGCGTGGAAATCCACCAACTGACCGAAGTGCAGGACCTGCTGATTCGCAATGGCCGCATCGAAGCGGTCAAGACCAACCGTGGCACGGTGCAGTGCGGTTGTGTGGTGCAGGCGGTGGCAGGGGCCAGTTCGCTGCTGATGAACAAAGCCGGCATCCGCGCGCCGATCCACACCTACCCATTGCAGGCGATGGTCACCCAGCCGTTCAAGCCGTTCCTCGATCCGCTGGTCAGTTCGTCGGCGCTGCACTGCTATGTGCAACAGACCAGCCGGGGCGAAATCGTCTTCGGTGGCGGCTCCGATCCGTACCCGCTGTACAACACGCGCTCCACCCTCGACCTCAAGGAAAGCCTGCTGGCGCACGCCATCGAGATGTTCCCGTTCATGGCCAACGCCAAGCTGATGCGCCAGTGGGCCGGCATGACCGACATGACCCCGGACTACAGCCCGATCATGGGCCTGTCGCCGGTCGAGAACTACTACCTGGACGCCGGCTGGGGCACCTGGGGTTTCAAAGCCACGCCGATCTGCGGCAAGACCATGGCCGAGCTGGTGGCCAGCGGCGGCAAGGTGCCCGAAATGATCGCCCCCTTCGCCCTGGAACGCTTCAGCCGCTTCCAGCAAGTCAACGAGATGGGCGCCACTGCGGCCAGCCACTAG
- the folD gene encoding bifunctional methylenetetrahydrofolate dehydrogenase/methenyltetrahydrofolate cyclohydrolase FolD produces the protein MNALASVKLIDGKATAARVLAEVREQVQELRQGGVQPCLAVVLVGADAASQVYVRNKVLRAEEVGIRSLEHRLPTDTTQAQLLTLIDRLNRDPEVNGILVQLPLPAHIDQHPVLQAISPLKDVDGFHSENVGGLAQGRDVLTPCTPSGCMRLLRDACGELRGKHAVVVGRSNIVGKPMAALLLQADCTVTVVHSRSHDLPALCRQADILVAAVGKPRLIGAAWLKPGAVVIDVGINRVDEGGHSRLVGDVDFAAALPQVAGITPVPGGVGPMTIAYLMKNTLLALDLQQQAAHQERTACLSHC, from the coding sequence ATGAACGCCCTTGCCAGCGTCAAGCTGATCGACGGCAAGGCCACCGCCGCGCGGGTACTGGCCGAAGTACGCGAGCAGGTGCAGGAGCTGCGCCAAGGCGGCGTGCAACCATGCCTGGCCGTGGTGCTGGTGGGCGCCGACGCCGCCAGCCAGGTGTACGTGCGTAACAAGGTGCTGCGCGCCGAAGAAGTGGGCATCCGTTCGCTGGAGCATCGCCTGCCCACCGACACCACCCAGGCCCAGCTGCTGACCCTGATCGACCGGCTGAACCGCGACCCCGAGGTGAACGGTATCCTCGTGCAACTGCCGTTGCCCGCACACATCGACCAGCACCCTGTATTGCAGGCAATCAGCCCGCTCAAGGACGTTGACGGTTTCCACAGCGAAAACGTGGGTGGCCTGGCCCAGGGCCGCGATGTACTCACCCCATGCACGCCCAGCGGTTGCATGCGCCTGCTGCGCGACGCCTGTGGCGAGTTGCGCGGCAAGCATGCGGTGGTGGTCGGCCGCTCGAACATTGTCGGCAAACCCATGGCGGCCCTGCTGCTGCAGGCCGACTGTACGGTGACCGTGGTGCACTCGCGCAGCCACGACCTGCCGGCGCTGTGCCGCCAGGCCGACATCCTGGTGGCGGCAGTGGGCAAGCCCCGGCTGATCGGTGCCGCCTGGCTCAAGCCCGGTGCGGTGGTGATCGACGTGGGTATCAACCGCGTCGATGAGGGCGGCCACAGCCGCCTGGTCGGCGATGTCGACTTCGCCGCTGCCCTGCCCCAGGTAGCCGGCATCACCCCGGTACCCGGCGGCGTTGGCCCGATGACCATCGCCTACCTGATGAAAAACACCCTGCTCGCCCTCGACCTGCAACAACAGGCCGCCCACCAGGAGCGCACCGCATGCCTTTCGCATTGCTGA
- the purU gene encoding formyltetrahydrofolate deformylase: protein MHPAPDHFILRVSCPAVSGIVAAVTTYLAEHGCYISEMAQFDDEDNGRFFMRAVFRYNTGTTGDTPQLEAGFTDVAQRFDMQWSLHSSARPMRVLLMVSKFDHCLSDLLYRHAKGELDMHITAVVSNHLDLRPMAERQGIRFVYLPVSKDTKAEQEAALLRIVEDTGTELVVLARYMQILSDDLCRQLSGRAINIHHSFLPGFKGAKPYHQAYQRGVKLIGATAHYVTSDLDEGPIIEQEVQRVDHAYAPGDLVAIGRDTETIALSRAVKYHLEHRVFLNHDRTVIFK from the coding sequence ATGCACCCCGCTCCCGATCACTTCATCCTGCGCGTCAGTTGCCCGGCCGTGTCCGGCATCGTTGCGGCAGTGACCACCTACCTGGCCGAGCACGGTTGCTACATCAGCGAGATGGCGCAGTTCGACGACGAGGATAACGGGCGCTTCTTCATGCGCGCGGTGTTCCGCTACAACACGGGTACCACCGGTGACACGCCGCAGCTGGAGGCTGGTTTTACCGACGTGGCCCAGCGCTTCGACATGCAGTGGAGCCTGCACAGCAGCGCCAGGCCGATGCGGGTGCTGCTGATGGTGAGCAAGTTTGACCACTGCCTGTCCGACCTGCTGTACCGCCACGCCAAAGGCGAGCTGGACATGCACATCACCGCCGTGGTCTCCAACCACCTGGACCTGCGCCCGATGGCTGAGCGCCAGGGCATCCGCTTCGTCTACCTGCCGGTGAGCAAAGACACCAAGGCCGAACAGGAAGCCGCACTGCTGCGCATCGTCGAGGACACCGGCACCGAACTGGTGGTGCTGGCGCGCTACATGCAAATCCTCTCCGATGACCTGTGCCGCCAGCTGTCGGGCCGGGCGATCAACATCCATCACTCGTTCCTCCCCGGTTTCAAAGGTGCCAAGCCCTACCACCAGGCCTACCAGCGCGGAGTCAAGCTGATCGGCGCCACCGCCCACTATGTGACCAGCGACCTGGACGAAGGGCCGATCATCGAGCAGGAAGTACAGCGCGTGGACCACGCCTATGCACCGGGCGACCTGGTGGCCATCGGCCGCGATACCGAGACCATCGCCCTGTCCCGCGCCGTGAAATACCACCTTGAACACCGGGTATTCCTTAACCACGACCGCACGGTGATTTTCAAATGA
- a CDS encoding MbtH family protein encodes MTSVFDRDDIQFQVVVNHEEQYSIWPDYKAIPNGWRAVGKSGLKKDCLAYIDEVWTDMRPLSLRQKMAEAATQ; translated from the coding sequence ATGACTTCCGTTTTCGACCGCGACGACATCCAGTTCCAGGTAGTGGTCAACCACGAAGAGCAGTACTCGATCTGGCCAGATTACAAGGCCATCCCCAACGGCTGGCGTGCCGTGGGCAAGAGTGGCTTGAAGAAAGACTGCCTGGCCTACATCGACGAGGTGTGGACCGACATGCGCCCGCTGAGCCTGCGCCAGAAAATGGCCGAAGCCGCTACCCAGTGA
- a CDS encoding alpha/beta fold hydrolase, which produces MTALNLLCLPYSGASAMVYNRWRRKLPAWLQVRPVELPGRGARMVEPLHTDMQVLARQLANEQRLAASAPYALLGHSLGALLAFELAHELQALGCPPPLALFACGTAAPTRREGYDAKEWRTPKSDAELISELRELQGTPEEVLANAELMSLTLPTLRADFLLCGTYAYRQRPALQCPLHVLGGTDDRASDEQLQAWRQETQGEFSLQMFPGGHFFIHEHEDHVLGALTASLEPLRLSA; this is translated from the coding sequence GTGACTGCATTGAACCTGCTGTGCCTGCCGTATTCAGGGGCCAGCGCCATGGTCTACAACCGCTGGCGGCGCAAGCTGCCAGCCTGGCTGCAGGTGCGCCCGGTGGAACTGCCCGGGCGTGGCGCACGCATGGTCGAGCCGCTGCACACCGACATGCAAGTGCTGGCCCGGCAACTGGCCAACGAGCAGCGCCTGGCGGCCAGCGCCCCCTACGCGCTGCTGGGGCACAGCCTGGGTGCGCTGCTGGCCTTCGAGCTGGCCCATGAGCTGCAAGCGCTGGGCTGCCCGCCACCACTGGCGCTGTTCGCCTGCGGCACGGCGGCGCCGACCCGGCGTGAGGGCTACGACGCCAAGGAGTGGCGCACGCCCAAGAGTGACGCCGAGCTGATCAGCGAGTTGCGCGAGCTTCAGGGTACCCCCGAGGAAGTGCTGGCCAACGCCGAGCTGATGAGCCTGACCTTGCCGACCCTTCGCGCAGACTTTCTGCTCTGCGGCACCTACGCCTACCGCCAGCGACCGGCGTTGCAGTGCCCGCTGCATGTGCTGGGCGGTACAGATGACCGGGCCAGCGACGAGCAATTGCAGGCCTGGCGCCAGGAAACCCAAGGCGAGTTCTCGCTGCAGATGTTTCCCGGTGGCCACTTCTTCATCCATGAGCATGAAGATCACGTGCTCGGCGCGCTGACGGCTTCGCTGGAACCCCTTCGGCTTTCTGCCTGA
- a CDS encoding hydrolase — MLIDPHKATLLVVDIQEKLISAMSDPEGTRARARWLLAATAELELPTVISEQYPKGLGHTLAELLAVAPAAEVVEKSHFSCVAAECLPASLMAREQVIVCGMETHVCVLQTVLGLLALGKQVFVVEDACDSRTPASKAAGLARMRGAGAQVVTREMVVFELMGSAGHPLFRHISKTYLVGEQP, encoded by the coding sequence ATGCTGATCGATCCACACAAGGCCACGCTGCTGGTCGTCGACATCCAGGAAAAACTTATCAGCGCCATGAGCGACCCCGAGGGCACCCGGGCACGGGCGCGCTGGTTGTTGGCGGCGACCGCTGAACTGGAGCTGCCGACGGTGATTTCCGAGCAGTATCCCAAGGGCCTGGGCCATACCCTGGCGGAGCTGCTGGCCGTAGCGCCGGCAGCCGAAGTGGTGGAGAAAAGCCATTTTTCCTGCGTGGCCGCCGAGTGCCTGCCGGCCAGCCTGATGGCGCGTGAGCAGGTGATCGTCTGTGGGATGGAAACCCATGTCTGCGTGCTGCAGACGGTGCTTGGCCTGCTGGCTTTGGGCAAGCAGGTGTTCGTGGTCGAAGATGCCTGCGACAGCCGCACCCCGGCCAGCAAGGCGGCGGGCCTGGCGCGCATGCGCGGCGCCGGGGCGCAGGTGGTGACCCGCGAAATGGTGGTGTTCGAGTTGATGGGCAGTGCCGGCCACCCGCTGTTCCGCCACATCAGCAAAACCTACCTGGTCGGTGAGCAGCCCTGA
- a CDS encoding DUF1615 domain-containing protein, whose product MALALLQGCAGRREEAPEADPAKVRAQLLRLLPAQAKDREGWARDIQVAFEAQRITPGKSNLCAVLAVTEQESTFTADPQVPNLGRIAREEIDRRAARLHIPRLLVDGALKTPSGNGQSYQQRLQAVRSEKQLSELYDEVIARVPLGKTLLDGLNPVHTGGPMQVSIDFAEKHAQAYPYSHDGTIRQEVFTRRGGMYFGIAHLLGYPASYQRQLYRFADFNAGWYASRNAAFQAALSKATGVTLALDGDLIAPGAIMPGTTEQAARKLGARLGLRNPQIRSQLEEGDSLAFEDSKLYSGVFALADAKAGKPLPRAVLPGIELKSPKITRKLTTAWFAGRVDERYQRCMKR is encoded by the coding sequence ATGGCCCTGGCGTTGCTGCAAGGCTGTGCCGGGCGCCGTGAAGAAGCACCGGAAGCGGACCCTGCCAAGGTTCGCGCCCAGTTGCTGCGCTTGCTGCCTGCGCAGGCCAAAGACCGCGAGGGCTGGGCCAGGGATATTCAAGTGGCTTTCGAAGCCCAGCGCATTACGCCAGGCAAAAGTAACCTGTGCGCAGTACTGGCGGTGACCGAGCAGGAATCGACCTTCACTGCCGACCCACAGGTGCCCAACCTGGGGCGCATTGCCCGCGAGGAAATCGATCGACGCGCCGCGCGCCTGCATATTCCAAGGCTGCTGGTCGACGGCGCCCTGAAAACCCCTTCGGGCAATGGCCAGAGCTACCAGCAGCGCTTGCAGGCAGTGCGCAGCGAAAAGCAGTTGAGCGAGCTGTACGACGAGGTCATTGCCCGCGTGCCGCTGGGCAAGACCTTGCTGGACGGGCTGAACCCGGTGCACACCGGTGGGCCGATGCAGGTCAGCATCGACTTCGCCGAAAAGCATGCACAGGCGTACCCCTACAGCCATGACGGCACGATTCGCCAGGAGGTGTTCACCCGGCGTGGCGGCATGTACTTCGGTATTGCCCACCTGTTGGGCTACCCGGCCAGTTACCAACGCCAGCTGTACCGTTTTGCCGATTTCAATGCGGGCTGGTACGCCAGCCGCAATGCGGCGTTTCAGGCGGCATTGAGCAAGGCGACCGGCGTGACGCTGGCCCTGGATGGCGATCTGATTGCCCCGGGGGCGATCATGCCAGGCACCACCGAGCAGGCCGCGCGAAAGCTGGGGGCCAGGCTGGGGCTGCGTAACCCGCAGATTCGTAGCCAGCTGGAGGAGGGCGACAGTTTGGCGTTCGAGGACAGCAAGTTGTACAGCGGGGTGTTTGCCCTGGCGGATGCCAAAGCGGGCAAACCGCTGCCACGGGCGGTGTTGCCGGGGATCGAGCTGAAAAGCCCGAAGATCACCCGCAAGCTGACCACGGCGTGGTTTGCCGGTCGGGTGGATGAGCGGTATCAGCGGTGCATGAAACGCTAG
- a CDS encoding zinc ABC transporter substrate-binding protein, with protein MNLKRLTLALALAGLPSLSFATQVLTTLPVTHSLASALLDGTAVQLKRAAPANLPASRQPSYFSSRGGPSLEKAAQQADAVIGVRSIWRDDPLYPMARRSNIRIVEIDAARPVDGALPGIAVSGDDAYGAYPWLNPTNLGRMADVVANDLERLAPDDKAKIQGNLAGLKRQLLELSASSQTRLAKVDNLTVVSLSERLGYLASGLNLDVVEQPLPAEWDAAALKALGENLKAQDVALVLDHRQPDAAVAEVVKAAGAKLVVVESDPEDAFAGLKASVDQVVGALGES; from the coding sequence ATGAACCTGAAACGCCTGACCCTGGCGCTGGCACTGGCCGGCCTGCCGTCGCTGTCTTTTGCCACACAAGTGCTGACCACCCTGCCTGTTACCCACAGCCTGGCCAGCGCCTTGCTTGACGGGACGGCGGTGCAACTCAAGCGTGCGGCGCCGGCCAACCTGCCGGCCAGCCGCCAGCCATCGTATTTCAGCTCGCGCGGTGGCCCCAGCCTGGAGAAAGCCGCCCAGCAGGCCGACGCGGTGATCGGCGTGCGCTCGATCTGGCGTGACGACCCGCTGTACCCGATGGCCCGACGCAGCAACATCCGTATCGTCGAGATCGATGCTGCGCGCCCGGTAGACGGCGCGCTGCCGGGCATTGCGGTGAGCGGCGACGATGCCTATGGCGCCTACCCGTGGCTCAACCCGACCAACCTTGGACGCATGGCCGACGTGGTGGCCAATGACCTGGAGCGGCTGGCACCGGATGATAAAGCGAAGATCCAGGGCAACCTCGCCGGGCTCAAGCGCCAGCTGCTGGAGCTTTCGGCCAGCAGCCAGACACGCCTGGCCAAGGTCGACAATCTGACGGTGGTGAGCCTGTCCGAGCGGTTGGGTTACCTGGCCAGCGGACTGAACCTGGATGTGGTGGAGCAGCCGCTGCCGGCCGAGTGGGATGCTGCCGCGCTCAAGGCGCTGGGAGAGAACCTGAAAGCGCAGGATGTGGCTTTGGTACTGGACCACCGGCAACCGGACGCAGCGGTAGCCGAAGTGGTCAAGGCGGCCGGGGCGAAGCTGGTGGTGGTGGAGAGCGACCCAGAGGATGCGTTTGCAGGGCTTAAGGCCAGTGTCGACCAAGTGGTCGGGGCATTGGGCGAAAGCTGA